DNA from Luteolibacter flavescens:
GACAGGGGTCTTCCAGGAAATCGATCCGCATGCGGTCCTCGATGGCCAGCGACGCCAGCCAGGCCGCAAGCTCGTCCGCCTCGCCCGCTTCATTGAAATCGAGCCGCCATTTCAGCGCGGGATGACTCGCGAAGGCACCGGCCAGGAACTCCCGTTCACGCGCGAGATCCCGGCCGCACTTCAGCTTGATGGTGGTGAAGCCCGCAGCCACCGCCTGCTCCAGCATCGCAACATCGCAGCCCGCCAGCGTCGCATGGCTCTGCGGCACATCCAGCTCGTCGAAGAGCGGGTCCGGCAGCGAGCGCGCCGCGCCATCCATCTCCATGCAGCGCAGCGCACGCCGGACGATTGGCCAGCGTCGCGCGCCGCCGAGGTCATCGAGGCACTTTTGCAGGGAAGGATCGCCCAGCTCGGTCCACGGCTGGATGCACGCGTGCCCGCCGTCCGCGTCCTTCACCAGGATCCCCTCGATCTCGCCGCGCGAGGACCGCGCATTCAGGCCGCGGGGGCTTTTCAGCCGATAGTGCCAGTACCAGAGCAGCGTGGACATGGGTCAGGTGAGTTCAGAGTTTCACCGCGAGGATATGGAAGAGGATCGCGAAGGCGACGAGCTGCGCGGCGGCCATCGCGAGCAGGCGATTCATCCCGCGGCCCTCCGGCATCGTCAGCGCGCCCCAGATCAGGCGCATGCCGAGGCTCAGCATCGGGAAGGAAGCAAGCACCAGCCACGGCAGGTCGAAGACGAACCACGCGAGACCGGCAAAGGCCGCCAGCTTCACCTCCATCCACACGATCAGCCGCGCGGGCTTCGGCCCCAGCCTCACGGCCAGCGTGCGCTTGCCCGTGGTGCTGTCTTCCTCGCGGTCGCGCAGGTTATTGATGGAGATCAGCACTGCGGAGAGCAGGCCGACCTGCACGCCGAGCAGCAGCGCCTCCGGCCGCCACTCCAGCGTCTGCACGAAGACCGTGCCACACACCGCGACCAGGCCGAAGAAAAGGACCACGAAAAGCTCGCCCATCCCGCGATACGCCAGCGGAAATGGCCCGCCCGTGTAGCCATACGCCAGGTAGAGCGAGGGAATGCCGATCGCCAGCATGGGCCACCCGGCCGCCTGCCACAGCACCACGCCGCAGGCGATCGCCAGCGCGAGGAAGACCGCCGCGCCGGTCATGACCGTGGTGCGCGAGAGCAGGCCCGTGGCCGTCACGCGCTGCGGGCCGGTGCGCCGCTCGGTGTCCGCGCCCTTCGCCGCGTCGATCGCGTCGTTGAAGAGATTCGTCGCGATCTGGATGAAGACCGCACCGCCCACAGTGGCGAGCGCCAGCGGCAGACTGAATTTCCCCGTGAGCTTCCACGCCAGCACGCAACCCACCCACACGGGCACGATGGCGGCGGGCAGGGTTTTCGGGCGGGTGGCGAGCAGCAGCGGCGCGATCACGCCCGGGAACAAGCCCGGCCCCGCCCGGCCACGCAAACAAAAAGCCCGCCCCGGCAAGTCACCGGGGCGGGCAGGATCGTTTCAAGCCGTGCCGGCAGGATCAGAACTCGTAGCCGGCCTTCAGCCCCACGTAGTGCGACTGGCTCTCGCTGCCGAGGCGCGCCTCGTAGTCGAGCACCACATTCCACCCGCAGGAGAGGTAGTAGCCGATGCCGGTGCCAAGGACGGCGATGTCCTCGTCCACCTCGCCCAGCGTCACGCCGCCGACGGTGCCGAGGTCGCCCTCGAATTCATGCTCCCACGCCACGCGCGCCTGCGGCACCAGCGTGCCGGAGCCCATCGAGACCGGGTAGGACACCTGGTAGCCGAGCTGCGTCGCGACGGACTCGAGGTCGGTATCGAAGCCGCCCGAGAAAGCATGCGCGTCGATCTCGCCGTCGATCCAGCGGACCACGCCGTAAGGACCGTGCACCAGTCCGCCATTCCGGAAATTCAGCCCGGTGGTGAACTCGAGCTGATGGGTATTTCCATCCGTGCTGCCAAAGACGCCGCCCGAGGACAGGTCGTAGTCATGGTCGCCATACGCATACATCAGGTCCGCGTAGAAGTCCGCGGAGCCGAAGACGGATGGCTGGTAATAGGAGACGTAGGGGATGAGCGCCCAGGAATCCACGTCCACGTCACCGACGCTGCCGAGATCGATGTCCGTCTTGGCAGCACTCACGGCGAAGCCCACGGCCCAGTTCTTGTTGATCTCGTAGTCGATGCCGACATTGCCGCCGAAGATCTCGCTCTTCGTGCCGGGGTGCAGCATCAGCAGGCCGCCATTCGGCCCGCCGACCACGCCGGGAGTGCGGGTGAACTGGGCATCCTGGTCGTCATGCGTGTAGTAGATCTGGCCATAGACCTCCCACGGGCAGGTCTTGTAGGTCACAATGTCGGTGCCCTTCGCCGAGCCGCCTTTGGCTCCGCCCTTCGCACTGTAGCTGGGTGCGGCCACGGCCTGCGGGGTCTCCGGGCGGATGCCGGTGCGCATGCGGAAGAGGCGGTTGCCCACGTCGCGAGTCATGCTGCGGGTCAGGCCGATGGTCGAGGAGGCCACGGAGGAAGTCACCGGGCCATCCAGGCCACCGCCGACGATGATGCCGACGTCGGTGATGCCGCCGTCCAGCGTCCACTCGGTGAGCTGCCCCGGGCCGGAGTCCGCCGTGACGGTGTGGTCGCCGCGGCCGATGCCGCTGATGGTCACGATGAGCCAGTCATCGACACCATTCTGGGTGGTGGTGATGGTGCCGGAGCCCGGCGTGTAGCTCGCGTATTCGGAATTCACCAGACCACCGTCGAAGCCCGAGATCACCGGGGTATTCTGCAGGGCGGAGGTGAAGGGATAGGACACGCCGTCAAAGATCAGGGCTCCGAGGGAGACATCCTGATCGCTGGCACCGTGCCAATGAAGGGCGTGGAACCGCAGGGTTCCGGGACCCACCTGTTCCCATCCAAGGGCGACAATATGAGCATTGGCGACGCCGCATAGCGCGAGCGCTGCCGACACTGACTGAACAAGCGATGGTTTCGTGGTTTTCATCTATCGGTTTGTTAGACGTTCAATTTCTGAAACCCGGCCAGCCACAACGATGCTCAGTCTTTTCCATGGAGGGGGAAAAGAAGACCCGGGGAGGAATCGAGGAGGGTGGAAGGGAGTCTCTTTTCTATCAGCCACCCAAACATCCGTCAATGAGTCCGCACACCATTACCACTCTGGGAATATCCCCTATGCCTAACTGTTAGCCCGCATAAACAAGCCGCCGAAATATTGCAAACGGCACGCTTCCAATGAAATGCACCGATGCAGCATTGCCTTCAACGCCACTATGATATTCACCTAGCCTGCATGACCAAGGCCCTCCCGCTTCTGATCTTATCCGCGCTCCCGCTCTTCGCCCACGAAGGACACGAACACGGACCCATCGATGACACGACGAAGTTCATAACCGCAGACATCGATGTCTCCGGCGGACTGTCATTGCCGGAATTCACCACCACCTTCGCCACGAATACCCCGGCAGGACAGATCAAGGCCGCGCATAAGAAATCCGATAGCGACCGCAGCGGCCAGGTATCCCTGGAGGAATGGCTCGCCTATCGCGCCACTACCGTGGAGGGGAAGGCATGGGCGGCATTCATCGAAGGCGATGCCGATGAGGTGGAGGGGCTCAGCCTCGCGGAATTCGCCGCGCTGCACATCCAGAAGAAGCCCTTCATCCACACGCGCGCCGCATTCCTGCTGGCGGACACCGACGAGGACTCGCTGGTCTCGCTCGCCGAGTGGCTCGCCTTCAGTACCCGCAAGAACAAGACGGTGAAAGTGGTCGCCTCCGCGAAATTCTCCCTCGCGGATCAGGACGGCAGCGACAGCCTCACGGTGGAGGAATACGCCACCGTCTTCTCCCCGCAGACGAAGCCCGCGGCGGTCATCAAGAAA
Protein-coding regions in this window:
- a CDS encoding enolase C-terminal domain-like protein; translated protein: MSTLLWYWHYRLKSPRGLNARSSRGEIEGILVKDADGGHACIQPWTELGDPSLQKCLDDLGGARRWPIVRRALRCMEMDGAARSLPDPLFDELDVPQSHATLAGCDVAMLEQAVAAGFTTIKLKCGRDLAREREFLAGAFASHPALKWRLDFNEAGEADELAAWLASLAIEDRMRIDFLEDPCPFSEAKWRDLFLKTRVPLAVDREAAPHRADAQHMVIKPAVDEPWLLAEAAQGFGQRVVVTSYMDHPLGQAFAAWEAGRLALQFPGLVGLCGLQTHHLFEPDAFTEALGPWTPDFHAPPGNGLGFDDLLGKLPWKRLA
- a CDS encoding EF-hand domain-containing protein, yielding MTKALPLLILSALPLFAHEGHEHGPIDDTTKFITADIDVSGGLSLPEFTTTFATNTPAGQIKAAHKKSDSDRSGQVSLEEWLAYRATTVEGKAWAAFIEGDADEVEGLSLAEFAALHIQKKPFIHTRAAFLLADTDEDSLVSLAEWLAFSTRKNKTVKVVASAKFSLADQDGSDSLTVEEYATVFSPQTKPAAVIKKFTKLDRDDNGVLTRSEWNPGAKGSL
- a CDS encoding autotransporter outer membrane beta-barrel domain-containing protein, with product MSYPFTSALQNTPVISGFDGGLVNSEYASYTPGSGTITTTQNGVDDWLIVTISGIGRGDHTVTADSGPGQLTEWTLDGGITDVGIIVGGGLDGPVTSSVASSTIGLTRSMTRDVGNRLFRMRTGIRPETPQAVAAPSYSAKGGAKGGSAKGTDIVTYKTCPWEVYGQIYYTHDDQDAQFTRTPGVVGGPNGGLLMLHPGTKSEIFGGNVGIDYEINKNWAVGFAVSAAKTDIDLGSVGDVDVDSWALIPYVSYYQPSVFGSADFYADLMYAYGDHDYDLSSGGVFGSTDGNTHQLEFTTGLNFRNGGLVHGPYGVVRWIDGEIDAHAFSGGFDTDLESVATQLGYQVSYPVSMGSGTLVPQARVAWEHEFEGDLGTVGGVTLGEVDEDIAVLGTGIGYYLSCGWNVVLDYEARLGSESQSHYVGLKAGYEF
- the menA gene encoding 1,4-dihydroxy-2-naphthoate octaprenyltransferase, coding for MIAPLLLATRPKTLPAAIVPVWVGCVLAWKLTGKFSLPLALATVGGAVFIQIATNLFNDAIDAAKGADTERRTGPQRVTATGLLSRTTVMTGAAVFLALAIACGVVLWQAAGWPMLAIGIPSLYLAYGYTGGPFPLAYRGMGELFVVLFFGLVAVCGTVFVQTLEWRPEALLLGVQVGLLSAVLISINNLRDREEDSTTGKRTLAVRLGPKPARLIVWMEVKLAAFAGLAWFVFDLPWLVLASFPMLSLGMRLIWGALTMPEGRGMNRLLAMAAAQLVAFAILFHILAVKL